A genomic region of Luteibacter aegosomatissinici contains the following coding sequences:
- a CDS encoding autotransporter assembly complex protein TamA, giving the protein MRLTRRHGLLLLPWFLLPAVAHAGVTVTVDGVDENLKNAVIAGVELSQYTARDVTDAQIRRLYANAPDQVQTALRPYGYYEATATGELKQVGTNWQVTLHVVPGTPVKVTSVNVAIDDEASKVPAVRRAMRGLDNLKDKPMNDGQYDGARDAVSGALTATGFLDARLVTHRVEVNRAEHSAKVDLKWETGKRYRYGHVNFKNSQFRDGFLDRYVPFKSGDYFSQDQLLQLQQALNGADYFAVVNVIPDTDNAKNGTVDVNVDLAPAKRTVYTGGPFFGTDTGPGLRGGVEKRWINDRGHKWKNELVVAQRLKTLSTLYQIPMPGPNQRSFNFGANYRDANTVTSKSRTLQLVANETRLWHGWTRTIGMNVLTGTFTVGKRGGESDTAEGLEHGQSTLLYPEISLSKKKGDNPTFVRSGWSLTLTARSTVGTLLSDARFSTIMGDAKWIQSFWGRNRLILRGTAGKTWTDDFSDLPPQLRFFAGGDRSVRGYDFESIGPRNAYGRVIGGESLLVGSTEVEHYFTRNWGMAAFVDAGNAFTGTDYNPRVGAGLGVRWLSPVGMIRVDVAVPVHDKNEHGIHLHVVIGPDL; this is encoded by the coding sequence ATGCGCCTAACCAGACGCCATGGACTGCTGCTTCTGCCGTGGTTCCTCTTGCCCGCCGTCGCGCATGCCGGCGTCACCGTCACCGTGGATGGCGTTGACGAGAACCTTAAGAACGCCGTGATTGCCGGCGTCGAACTCAGCCAGTACACCGCGCGCGATGTCACTGATGCGCAGATTCGCCGCCTTTACGCCAATGCGCCCGATCAGGTGCAAACGGCTCTTCGACCCTATGGCTATTACGAGGCGACCGCCACCGGCGAGTTGAAGCAAGTCGGAACCAACTGGCAGGTCACCCTGCACGTGGTCCCGGGCACCCCGGTAAAGGTCACATCGGTCAACGTGGCGATCGACGACGAAGCCTCGAAGGTGCCCGCCGTGCGGCGTGCCATGCGCGGGCTCGATAACCTGAAAGACAAGCCCATGAACGACGGGCAGTACGATGGTGCGCGCGACGCCGTCAGCGGTGCCCTGACGGCCACCGGTTTCCTCGATGCGCGCCTGGTCACCCATCGCGTGGAAGTGAATCGCGCTGAGCACAGCGCGAAGGTCGACCTGAAGTGGGAGACTGGCAAGCGTTATCGCTATGGCCACGTGAACTTCAAGAATTCACAGTTCCGCGACGGCTTCCTCGACCGGTACGTACCGTTCAAGAGCGGTGACTACTTCTCGCAGGACCAACTGCTGCAGCTGCAGCAAGCCCTGAACGGCGCCGACTACTTCGCCGTCGTGAACGTCATTCCCGATACCGACAACGCGAAGAACGGCACGGTGGATGTGAACGTGGACCTGGCACCGGCCAAGCGCACGGTCTACACCGGGGGCCCGTTCTTCGGCACGGATACCGGACCGGGGCTACGCGGCGGTGTCGAGAAACGCTGGATCAACGATCGCGGACACAAGTGGAAGAACGAGCTGGTCGTCGCGCAGCGCCTGAAAACGCTCTCGACGCTCTACCAGATCCCCATGCCGGGCCCGAACCAACGCAGCTTCAACTTCGGCGCGAACTACCGCGACGCTAATACGGTGACCTCGAAGTCACGCACATTGCAACTTGTCGCCAATGAAACGCGGCTCTGGCACGGGTGGACCCGTACCATCGGTATGAACGTGCTCACGGGCACCTTCACCGTGGGCAAGCGCGGTGGTGAGAGCGACACGGCAGAAGGCCTCGAACATGGCCAGAGCACCCTGCTCTACCCGGAAATTTCGCTTAGCAAGAAGAAAGGCGATAACCCCACCTTCGTGCGTAGTGGCTGGTCGCTTACGCTGACCGCCCGCAGCACCGTCGGCACGCTCCTTTCCGATGCGCGCTTCTCAACGATCATGGGCGATGCCAAGTGGATCCAGTCGTTCTGGGGGCGTAACCGCCTGATCCTGCGCGGCACGGCCGGCAAGACCTGGACCGATGATTTCAGCGACCTGCCGCCACAGTTGCGCTTCTTTGCCGGTGGCGACCGCAGCGTGCGCGGCTACGATTTCGAGAGTATCGGGCCGCGCAATGCGTACGGGCGCGTCATTGGTGGCGAAAGCCTGCTGGTGGGCAGTACCGAGGTGGAACACTACTTCACGCGCAACTGGGGCATGGCGGCGTTCGTCGATGCCGGTAACGCGTTTACCGGCACGGACTACAACCCCCGCGTCGGTGCGGGCCTGGGCGTGCGCTGGCTCTCACCGGTGGGCATGATCCGCGTCGACGTGGCGGTGCCGGTCCATGACAAGAACGAACATGGCATCCACCTGCATGTCGTCATTGGGCCAGACTTGTGA
- a CDS encoding glycosyltransferase family 2 protein, with the protein MSAASTTDRSHPILVAVLLAIVVAGLNYGLWFVANLPNGPDNWNAPVPGFAFTAYQRYQNPMKGDVSTDPEIDSDLRLIKRYSPRIRTYSMLENPQVARLADKEGLDLMAGAQIDTRLENNEREIDALIAQAHRFPKTITRVIVGNEVLFRGDLKPEQVMAYLDRVRAAVKQPVSVAEPFHVWIQNPELANHVDFITVHLFPYWNGITARAGVGDAIGSYESLKAAFPGKHIVIGEIGWPSNGDRFKAADPSVSNEAIFLRSFFNQARAHGIDDYYVLEAIDQPWKENLGEGRTGAYWGMFNADRQLKFPFTGPVTEDVHWPWKALAASLIAFVPMLWFGIAFRRFKLAGLLFMMGLIQLACGLIVWSATLPFNFYLGPFDWAMLILLFPAQVAILGILLINGFEFTEVLWRRKWIRHAGMLPPDPVERQPFVSIHLACHNEPPEMVQITLDSLAALDYENFEVLVLDNNTKDPAVWKPVEEYCEKLGPKFRFFHLEPWPGYKAGALNFGLTATDERADVVAVIDADYVVREDWLATLTGYFHDPKVAVVQCPQAHRDFEKNRFRRMTAWEYDGFFRIGMHHRNERNAIIQHGTMTMVRRSALEGTGGWSEWTICEDAELGLRLMHAGYELVYVDELMGKGLTPADFKAYKSQRYRWAFGAMQILKGRWHWMTRKGPLSAGQRFHFLTGWFSWFADALHYIFTMMGLLWTAGMIAAPDYFNLPMQLFLIPVIGFFFAKAIFGVVLYRARVPCSWYDTIMASVASMGLSHAIARGILHGLTREKTAFVVTAKSRRMGGSSFAAFSPVREEVLMAVALLLAIIGMATHYGTHYVESTLWMFILAAQSIPYVSAMVGAWIAHQSGDEAG; encoded by the coding sequence TTGAGCGCTGCCAGCACGACCGACCGAAGCCACCCCATCCTCGTCGCGGTACTCCTCGCGATCGTTGTTGCAGGCCTGAATTACGGCCTCTGGTTCGTTGCCAACCTGCCCAACGGCCCGGATAACTGGAACGCGCCGGTGCCCGGGTTCGCGTTCACGGCCTACCAGCGCTACCAGAACCCCATGAAGGGGGATGTGTCGACCGATCCGGAGATCGATAGCGACCTGCGCCTGATCAAGCGCTACTCGCCCCGCATCCGCACCTATTCAATGCTCGAGAACCCGCAGGTGGCCCGCCTTGCCGACAAGGAAGGGCTGGACCTGATGGCGGGCGCCCAGATCGATACCCGCCTGGAAAACAACGAACGCGAGATCGACGCGCTGATCGCCCAGGCGCACCGCTTCCCGAAAACGATCACGCGGGTCATCGTGGGTAACGAGGTGCTGTTCCGCGGCGATCTGAAGCCGGAACAGGTCATGGCGTACCTCGACCGCGTGCGCGCCGCCGTGAAACAACCCGTTTCCGTGGCCGAACCGTTCCACGTGTGGATCCAGAACCCGGAACTGGCCAACCACGTCGACTTCATCACTGTCCATCTGTTCCCGTACTGGAACGGCATCACCGCGCGCGCCGGCGTAGGCGATGCCATTGGCAGCTATGAAAGCCTGAAAGCTGCATTCCCGGGCAAGCACATCGTCATCGGTGAAATTGGCTGGCCTTCGAACGGCGATCGCTTCAAGGCGGCCGATCCGAGCGTATCGAACGAAGCCATTTTCCTGCGTTCGTTCTTCAACCAGGCCAGGGCGCATGGCATCGATGACTACTACGTCCTCGAAGCCATCGACCAGCCGTGGAAAGAAAACCTGGGTGAAGGGCGCACGGGCGCTTATTGGGGCATGTTCAATGCCGATCGCCAGCTGAAGTTCCCGTTCACCGGCCCGGTAACCGAGGACGTGCACTGGCCGTGGAAGGCGCTGGCCGCCTCCCTGATCGCCTTCGTGCCCATGCTTTGGTTCGGCATCGCCTTCCGCCGCTTCAAGCTGGCCGGCCTGCTGTTCATGATGGGCCTCATCCAGCTGGCGTGCGGCCTGATCGTCTGGTCGGCCACCCTGCCCTTCAACTTCTATCTTGGCCCGTTCGACTGGGCCATGCTGATCCTGCTGTTCCCGGCGCAGGTCGCCATCCTGGGCATCCTGTTGATCAACGGCTTCGAGTTCACCGAGGTGCTGTGGCGGCGCAAGTGGATTCGCCACGCCGGCATGCTTCCGCCGGACCCCGTGGAGCGGCAGCCGTTCGTCTCCATCCACCTGGCGTGCCACAACGAGCCGCCGGAGATGGTGCAGATCACCCTGGATTCGCTCGCGGCCCTCGACTACGAAAACTTCGAAGTCCTCGTGCTGGATAACAACACGAAGGACCCGGCGGTGTGGAAGCCGGTCGAAGAATATTGCGAAAAGCTGGGCCCCAAGTTCCGCTTCTTTCACCTCGAACCGTGGCCCGGCTACAAGGCTGGCGCACTCAATTTCGGCCTGACGGCGACGGACGAGCGCGCGGATGTGGTGGCGGTGATCGATGCCGACTACGTGGTGCGCGAAGACTGGCTTGCCACGCTGACCGGGTATTTCCACGACCCGAAGGTGGCCGTGGTGCAGTGCCCGCAGGCGCATCGCGATTTCGAGAAGAACCGCTTCCGCCGCATGACCGCATGGGAATACGACGGCTTCTTCCGCATCGGCATGCACCACCGCAACGAGCGCAACGCCATTATCCAGCACGGCACCATGACCATGGTGCGCCGTTCCGCGCTGGAAGGCACCGGCGGCTGGTCCGAATGGACGATCTGCGAAGATGCCGAGCTTGGCCTGCGCCTGATGCACGCTGGCTACGAGTTGGTGTACGTCGATGAGCTGATGGGCAAGGGCCTCACGCCCGCGGATTTCAAGGCGTACAAGAGCCAGCGCTACCGCTGGGCCTTTGGTGCCATGCAGATCCTCAAGGGCCGCTGGCACTGGATGACGCGCAAGGGGCCGCTGAGTGCGGGCCAGCGCTTCCACTTCCTGACGGGCTGGTTCAGCTGGTTCGCCGATGCCCTTCATTACATCTTCACCATGATGGGCTTGCTGTGGACCGCCGGCATGATCGCCGCACCGGATTACTTCAACCTGCCCATGCAGCTGTTCCTGATCCCGGTCATCGGGTTTTTCTTCGCCAAGGCCATCTTCGGCGTCGTGCTGTATCGCGCGCGCGTCCCGTGCAGCTGGTACGACACCATCATGGCGTCGGTTGCCAGCATGGGGCTTTCGCATGCCATCGCGCGCGGCATCCTGCACGGCCTGACCCGTGAGAAGACAGCTTTCGTCGTGACGGCGAAGAGCCGGCGCATGGGTGGCAGCAGTTTTGCCGCGTTCTCGCCCGTGCGTGAGGAAGTCCTCATGGCGGTGGCGTTACTGCTGGCCATCATCGGCATGGCCACGCATTACGGCACGCATTACGTGGAAAGCACGCTGTGGATGTTCATCCTGGCCGCGCAGTCCATTCCGTATGTGTCCGCCATGGTAGGCGCGTGGATCGCCCACCAGTCCGGCGACGAGGCCGGCTAA
- the hrpA gene encoding ATP-dependent RNA helicase HrpA — protein sequence MSTSKTPTRHPPTDPRLKELRDALSRVASRDFGRLLGRWRALSRKPDAARIDQLGQDIATSMARRAARAASKPAITVDASLPIAARAEDIIKLIRENQVVVLAGETGSGKTTQLPKLCLAAGRGEAGLIGCTQPRRLAARSVAARVAEELATPLGEKVGFQVRFTEKVSDQALVKFMTDGILLAETQGDPWLSAYDTIIIDEAHERSLNIDFLLGYLKRLCARRPDLKVIVTSATIDTGRFAEHFGDAPVVAVEGRTYPVEVRYRPPGEKGEGNLSQQIADVMDEITREDPRGDVLVFLPGEREIRDAHLLLSRRQYRETEVLALYARLSASEQDRVFRPGPKRRIVLATNVAETSLTVPRIRYVVDPGTARVKRYSQRGQLERLHIEPISQAAANQRKGRCGRVGPGICYRLYEEQDFILRPEFTDPELLRSSLANVILRMLALDLGEVEDFPFLEAPDPRVVADGYRRLAEIGAIGDDRRLTEIGRTVARLPIDVQLARMLVEARRLGSLGDLLTIVAFLSIQDPRERPPEARGQADAAHAQFADPKSDFIGVLNLWKAHLAAAEELTSSKLRDWCSRHFLSFMRMREWRELHRQLVLVTRELGWNLEKATAEGDALFESIHRSLLAGLPTQVGHKDEKGVFRGTRERRFQVFPGSALAKAPPAWIFAAQILDIGGRVWAMMNARIDPAWIEQQASHLVRATARDAHWSRKRGTVVAYEQVTLFGLVLVERRPVTFYKQDPRLAHEIFVREALVRIDLDSRADFVRANQRVLEQAHDIEAKQRRAGLLRSDEDLASFFDGKLPESIADTRALDAWFRKASPGEQAALRWTLADVMDAGAGLDPKAFPASMDLGQHRYRLEYRFVPGDPADGVTINVPLAFLNAVPAARGEWLVGGLLADKVAELIRGLPKALRRNFVPAPDFARAFSEAETPRDEPLARALAAFLKRTTGVDVDAAAFADADIPAHLLMRYRVHDENGRTVAESRDLAAIRAQWEGKAREAFSRKTDIELTREDILTWDFESIPAEVRSEAGLKAYPALVDLGEAVALRVFERADEAAEAHVLGVERLLRGALAPEFKRARRQLPISNPLSLKYAPLGSVDGLRDDLVEGGFADLLAGAKLNVRTLADFEHLKADLGRSLFGAAMARQKLAEPIIEAQAELRSWMDPPLMGFAKASYDDLREQLAGLLQPGFLRELPTSRLAHIPRYLKAMRLRGERLRQDPQRDQSRMLQVLPYWRALLNAGGTALDAESWAELRWLVEEWRVSLFAQELKTAEPVSAKRLVKALEAAQASTT from the coding sequence ATGAGTACTTCCAAGACCCCTACGCGCCACCCGCCCACTGATCCGCGCCTGAAAGAGCTGCGCGATGCCTTGTCGCGCGTGGCCAGCCGCGACTTCGGCCGCCTGCTGGGGCGCTGGCGGGCGCTCTCGCGCAAACCCGATGCGGCCCGGATCGATCAGCTGGGCCAGGATATCGCTACCTCCATGGCACGCCGGGCCGCCCGGGCGGCGTCCAAGCCCGCGATCACGGTGGACGCGTCGCTGCCCATCGCCGCGCGGGCGGAGGACATCATCAAGCTCATCCGCGAGAACCAGGTCGTGGTGCTCGCGGGCGAAACCGGTTCGGGCAAGACCACCCAGTTGCCGAAGCTGTGCCTTGCCGCAGGCCGGGGTGAGGCAGGGCTGATCGGCTGTACCCAACCGCGCCGCCTGGCGGCCCGCTCCGTGGCGGCCCGCGTGGCCGAGGAACTGGCTACGCCGCTGGGCGAAAAAGTCGGTTTCCAGGTCCGCTTCACCGAGAAGGTGTCCGACCAGGCCCTGGTGAAGTTCATGACCGATGGCATCCTGCTGGCCGAGACTCAGGGTGACCCCTGGCTGTCCGCCTACGACACCATCATCATCGACGAGGCCCACGAGCGCAGTCTCAATATCGATTTCCTGTTGGGCTACCTGAAGCGCCTGTGTGCACGCCGGCCCGACCTGAAGGTGATCGTCACCTCGGCCACGATCGACACCGGGCGCTTCGCCGAGCATTTCGGTGATGCCCCCGTCGTGGCCGTGGAGGGAAGAACCTACCCGGTCGAGGTCCGCTACCGGCCGCCGGGCGAGAAGGGCGAAGGCAACCTCTCGCAACAGATTGCCGATGTGATGGACGAGATCACCCGCGAGGATCCCCGCGGGGATGTGCTGGTGTTCCTGCCTGGCGAGCGCGAGATCCGCGACGCTCACTTGTTGCTGTCCCGCCGCCAGTATCGGGAGACCGAGGTTTTGGCGCTGTATGCCCGGCTTTCGGCGAGCGAGCAGGATCGCGTGTTCCGTCCCGGTCCCAAGCGGCGCATCGTGCTTGCCACCAATGTCGCGGAAACCTCGCTCACCGTGCCGCGCATTCGCTACGTGGTGGACCCGGGTACCGCACGGGTGAAGCGCTACAGCCAGCGTGGCCAGCTGGAACGCCTGCATATCGAGCCGATTTCCCAGGCGGCCGCCAATCAGCGCAAAGGCCGTTGCGGCCGCGTAGGGCCCGGCATCTGTTACCGGCTGTACGAAGAGCAGGACTTTATCCTGCGCCCGGAATTCACCGACCCGGAGCTGCTGCGGTCGTCGCTCGCCAACGTCATCCTGCGTATGCTGGCGCTGGACCTGGGCGAGGTCGAGGACTTCCCCTTCCTGGAAGCCCCGGATCCGCGCGTTGTCGCCGACGGTTACCGCCGGCTGGCCGAAATCGGCGCGATTGGCGACGACCGCCGGTTGACCGAGATCGGCCGCACCGTGGCGCGCCTGCCCATCGATGTGCAGCTGGCACGCATGCTCGTGGAGGCTCGTCGCCTGGGGAGCCTGGGCGACCTGCTCACCATCGTGGCGTTCCTTTCGATCCAGGATCCGCGCGAGCGGCCGCCCGAAGCTCGTGGGCAGGCCGATGCCGCGCACGCGCAGTTCGCCGATCCCAAATCCGATTTCATCGGTGTGCTCAACCTGTGGAAGGCGCACCTCGCCGCCGCCGAGGAACTGACTTCCTCGAAGCTGCGCGACTGGTGCTCGCGGCATTTTCTTAGCTTCATGCGCATGCGCGAGTGGCGCGAGCTGCACCGTCAGCTGGTATTGGTGACGCGCGAACTGGGCTGGAACCTTGAAAAGGCGACGGCCGAGGGTGATGCGCTTTTCGAATCGATCCATCGCAGCCTGCTGGCCGGCCTTCCCACCCAGGTGGGCCACAAGGATGAGAAGGGTGTATTCCGCGGCACGCGTGAACGACGGTTCCAGGTGTTTCCCGGCTCGGCGCTCGCGAAAGCGCCGCCCGCATGGATCTTCGCCGCGCAAATCCTGGATATCGGTGGCCGCGTGTGGGCCATGATGAACGCGCGCATCGATCCGGCGTGGATCGAACAGCAGGCCAGCCACCTGGTGCGCGCGACCGCGCGCGATGCGCACTGGTCGCGCAAGCGCGGCACGGTCGTGGCGTACGAGCAGGTCACGCTGTTTGGCCTGGTTCTGGTCGAGCGGCGGCCCGTCACGTTCTACAAGCAGGACCCCCGGCTGGCCCACGAGATCTTCGTGCGCGAAGCGCTGGTACGCATCGACCTGGATAGCCGCGCCGACTTCGTGCGTGCGAACCAGCGTGTGCTCGAGCAGGCCCACGATATCGAAGCCAAACAGCGCCGCGCGGGCCTGTTGCGCTCCGACGAAGACCTGGCGTCGTTCTTCGACGGCAAGCTGCCTGAGTCCATCGCCGATACGCGCGCGCTGGATGCATGGTTCCGCAAGGCATCGCCTGGCGAGCAGGCGGCATTGCGCTGGACCCTCGCCGATGTGATGGATGCGGGCGCGGGCCTTGATCCCAAGGCTTTCCCGGCCTCGATGGACCTGGGCCAGCATCGCTACCGCCTTGAGTATCGCTTCGTACCGGGCGACCCGGCCGATGGCGTGACGATCAACGTACCCCTGGCGTTCCTCAACGCCGTGCCGGCCGCACGTGGCGAGTGGCTGGTCGGCGGTCTCCTTGCGGACAAGGTCGCGGAACTGATCCGGGGTCTGCCAAAGGCACTCCGGCGCAATTTTGTCCCGGCGCCCGATTTCGCCCGCGCATTCAGCGAAGCCGAAACGCCGCGCGACGAACCGCTGGCCAGGGCGCTTGCCGCTTTCCTCAAGCGAACCACGGGCGTCGATGTCGACGCAGCGGCGTTCGCGGATGCCGACATCCCCGCGCATTTGTTGATGCGTTACCGGGTGCACGATGAGAACGGCCGTACTGTTGCGGAAAGCCGCGATCTGGCTGCCATCCGTGCCCAGTGGGAGGGCAAGGCGCGCGAGGCCTTCTCCCGCAAGACCGACATCGAGCTGACCCGCGAAGACATCCTCACGTGGGATTTCGAATCGATTCCCGCTGAAGTGCGCTCCGAGGCAGGCCTCAAGGCGTATCCCGCACTGGTGGACCTGGGCGAGGCGGTCGCCTTGCGCGTCTTTGAGCGCGCCGACGAAGCGGCCGAGGCCCACGTGCTCGGCGTGGAACGGCTGCTACGCGGTGCTTTGGCCCCTGAGTTCAAGCGAGCCCGCCGCCAGCTGCCGATCAGCAATCCGCTGTCGCTGAAATACGCCCCGCTCGGGAGCGTGGATGGCCTGCGCGACGACCTCGTCGAGGGCGGGTTCGCTGACCTCCTGGCCGGTGCGAAGCTCAATGTACGAACGCTGGCCGATTTCGAGCACCTGAAGGCGGACCTGGGAAGAAGCCTGTTTGGCGCAGCCATGGCGCGGCAGAAGCTCGCCGAACCGATTATCGAGGCCCAGGCTGAGCTGCGGTCATGGATGGATCCGCCGCTGATGGGCTTTGCCAAGGCGAGCTACGACGACTTGCGCGAGCAGTTGGCGGGCTTGCTCCAGCCGGGTTTCCTGCGCGAACTGCCCACCAGCCGGTTGGCGCATATACCCCGGTACCTCAAAGCCATGCGCTTGCGCGGCGAGCGCCTCCGCCAGGACCCGCAGCGCGACCAGTCGCGTATGCTGCAGGTGTTGCCGTACTGGCGGGCGCTTCTGAACGCCGGTGGCACCGCACTGGATGCGGAGAGCTGGGCGGAACTACGCTGGCTCGTTGAAGAATGGCGAGTGTCGCTTTTCGCCCAGGAACTGAAAACTGCCGAGCCGGTCTCGGCCAAGCGTTTGGTCAAGGCACTCGAAGCCGCACAGGCAAGCACCACATGA
- a CDS encoding Dps family protein, with translation MAIDIGIAKKDREAVAKHLSKLLADTYSLYLKTHSFHWNITGPQFNSLHNMFEVQYNELWTAADEIAERIRILDVFAPGSYSQFGKLTSIKEESGVPEWKDMVAQLVEGHEIAAATSREVIKAADEAGDEGSADMVTGRLKEHEKTAWMLRSLLK, from the coding sequence ATGGCCATTGATATCGGCATTGCCAAGAAGGACCGCGAAGCGGTCGCCAAGCATCTTTCCAAACTGCTGGCGGATACCTATTCGCTTTACCTGAAGACCCACAGCTTCCACTGGAATATCACGGGGCCGCAGTTCAATAGCCTGCATAACATGTTCGAAGTGCAGTACAACGAGCTGTGGACCGCGGCGGACGAGATCGCGGAGCGCATCCGCATCCTCGACGTGTTCGCCCCAGGCTCCTATAGCCAGTTCGGCAAGCTGACCTCGATCAAGGAAGAGTCCGGCGTGCCCGAATGGAAGGACATGGTGGCCCAGCTGGTCGAAGGCCACGAAATCGCCGCGGCGACCTCCCGCGAGGTGATCAAGGCCGCCGACGAAGCCGGCGACGAAGGCAGCGCCGACATGGTGACCGGCCGCCTGAAAGAGCACGAAAAGACCGCCTGGATGCTCCGCTCGCTATTAAAATAA